A window of the Thermodesulforhabdus norvegica genome harbors these coding sequences:
- a CDS encoding cell wall hydrolase — MEGRAELKDMGFAIRDWYVSEDARYMAATIYGEARGESLEGQVAVAFVIRNRSATRNMTPREVVLQPFQFSCWNPYDPNRPICEQVVDRWDEMFRRLRGVRQCWWVAVGVMAGLLCDPTNGATHYLTKRLYFSELCPDWAHRLTERAHIGKHIFLGEA; from the coding sequence GTGGAAGGCCGAGCAGAATTGAAAGACATGGGCTTCGCTATAAGGGACTGGTACGTGAGCGAAGATGCTCGCTACATGGCCGCAACGATATATGGCGAAGCCCGAGGCGAGTCGCTGGAGGGCCAGGTTGCGGTGGCCTTCGTCATACGAAACCGATCCGCCACGCGAAACATGACACCACGGGAGGTTGTTTTACAACCCTTCCAGTTTTCGTGCTGGAACCCCTATGACCCGAATCGTCCGATTTGCGAGCAAGTCGTGGATCGGTGGGACGAGATGTTCCGCAGGCTCAGGGGGGTGCGGCAGTGCTGGTGGGTGGCGGTGGGCGTCATGGCCGGCCTGCTTTGCGACCCGACAAACGGTGCGACACACTACCTCACAAAACGCCTGTACTTCTCCGAGCTCTGCCCGGATTGGGCTCATCGCCTCACGGAGAGGGCCCACATCGGCAAACACATATTTCTGGGTGAGGCCTGA